The Euphorbia lathyris chromosome 2, ddEupLath1.1, whole genome shotgun sequence genome includes a window with the following:
- the LOC136220772 gene encoding uncharacterized protein produces MDTGGFFEPGFVDFEVDELSSESSPLPSEIARSPAPPPELGLTELSFQHRSLFPQRRPSSSQKLPSNGAEKPKSGGKAPDLSFVLKEKAHTYVSDSEAYENKENHNSANFSMPPGFAQLVQNEVQKLMKSKGKMNHGPTY; encoded by the exons ATGGATACTGGTGGTTTTTTTGAGCCTGGATTTGTAGATTTTGAGGTCGACGAGCTCTCGTCGGAATCCTCACCACTGCCGTCTGAAATTGCTAGGTCGCCTGCACCTCCACCGGAGTTAGGGTTAACTGAACTCTCTTTTCAGCACAGATCTCTATTTCCACAGCGTAGGCCGTCTTCTTCACAGAAACTTCCTTCTAATGGTGCTGAGAAACCAAAATCAGGTGGTAAAGCTCCTGATCTTTCTTTTGTCCTTAAAGAGAAAGCTCACACATATGTTTCTG ATTCAGAAGCTTACGAGAATAAGGAGAATCATAATTCTGCAAACTTCTCTATGCCTCCGGGTTTTGCCCAACTTGTTCAAAATGAAGTTCAGAAGCTTATGAAAAGCAAAGGAAAAATGAATCATG GACCCACTTACTAA